The nucleotide window CACGGCCTTCGCCGTACTCCGGGTCATCCACATCCACCACCAGGGGCGGGTGTTCGAGCAACGCCAGGGCGGCCTCGATCACCGCATGGAACTCGCGGTCGGTAATCAGCACCTTGGCTTCACCATGCTGCAGCATGAAGGCGATGGCCTCGGCGTCCAGGCGCACGTTCAGGGTGTTGAGCACGGCGCCGGTCATGGGCACACCGAAGTGCGCTTCGAGCATCGCCGGGGTGTTGGGCAGCATCACCGCCACCGTGTCGCCACGCCCTATGCCACGGCCTGCAAGGGCGCTGGCCAGGCGTCTGCAGCGTTGGTAGGTTTCTTGCCAGTTGCGGCGGATGGCACCGTGGATCACCGCCGGGTAGTTGCCGTACACGGCGGCGGTGCGTTCGATGAAACTTAGCGGGGTGAGGGCGACATGGTTGACGGCAGCGGGCATCAGGCCCTGGGCATAGATCGACATGCGGTAATCCTGTAAGGGAGGCAGGCGCTGCTTGTGCGCTTGGCCCCCGATGGCTGATTGTTAGCTCTGTTCAGGGTGCAGGGAGGCGGACGGTGGGCCGCTCCCTCTGTCGCAGTTTTACGCGAGTCGCTATGGTAGTAGGAATATCGACTATAGCAATATAGTAAAACTACTATAACAACGAGCCGCCTACCTTGGACCAGACTGCTTACCCCTTGCTTGCCAAAGACCCACAACCCAGCCTTATGCTGGCAGCCGACGCCAAGCCACTGGCACTCAACGCGGCGCTGCAAGCGTGGATTGACGAAGGCCCGGCGCTGACCAGCTGGCTGCCGGCCAACTGTGCCGCCCTGGTGCGTGCGTGCTTGCGCCAGCACCGGGCGATTGCCGACGTCGAGGTGCAAGTGGGGGAGCGCACCGTGCTGTGGTCTTTCATTCCGGATGACCAAGGCCAGCAGGTGCTCGGGCGCTGTCGCGACGCCAGCGAAGAGCGCCGTGGTGCACGCGAGGCCAGCCGCGCCCGGCGCCTGTACCGGCTGATCATTGAAAACACCACCGACCTGATCTCCCGGCACAGCCCGGATGGCCGTTTCCTGGATGCCTCGCCTGCAGCGTTTCGCCTGCTCGGCCTGTGGCCCGAGCAATTGCGTGGCATAGCCGTGCACACCCTGCTGCACCCGCGTGAGCGCCGCCAGGTGCTGCGCCAGGCGGCCGCTGCCCTGGACCAGGATGGCTATCACACCATGACCTGCCGGGTGCGCCAGGCCTGTGGCGGCTATCGCTGGTTTGAAATTGCCAGCCGGGCCATCCGCGAAACCTACACCGGCTCGGTGGTGGAGGTGGTCAGCGTGTCCCGCGACATCACCTTGCGCATCGAAGCCCAGGAAAGCCTGGCGCACAGTGCACGGTTGGCCACCCTCGGCGAGCTGGCTTCAGGCATTGCCCACGAGATCAACCAGCCACTGGCGGCGGTGGTCAACTACGCCAACGCCAGCCAGCGTTACCTGCAGGGCCTGGAGGGTGATCCGCAGGCCCGCGAGCGGGTAGGGCAGGGCCTGCTGCGTATCCGCGAGCAGGCCACCCACGCCGCTGAAGTGATCCGCCGCCTGCGCGCCTTCCTGCGCAAAGGGCCACGGCGCCTGCAGGCGCTGGACGTGGCCGAAGTGGCCGGCGAAGCCATGCGGCTGTGCGCCTGGGAGGCCGCGCGCGACCAGGTGCTGGTCGAGCTGCGCGTGAGTGCGCAGCTGCCTTCGGTGTATGCCGACCGGGTATTGCTGGAACAGGTGCTGCTTAACCTGTTGCGCAATGCCATCGATGCCAACCGTGAGCTGCACGGCGACCAGCCGTCACGTATCCTGCTCGGCGCCGCGCGGGACGGCGATGGTGTGGTGGTAGAGGTGGCCGACCAGGGCCCGGGTGTAGCGCCCGAGCGCCTGGATGAAATCTTCACGCCGTTCACCACCAGCAAGGCCGACGGCCTGGGCCTGGGTTTAAGCATGAGCCGCAGCCTGATCGAAGGCTTTGGCGGCAGCCTGTGGGCGCGCGCGGGTGATAACGGCGGTTTGGTACTGTGCTGCCGGCTGGCAGTCAGCAGGGCGTAAAGGGGGCGGTGGTGCAAGCAAAAGTGTATGTGGTTGATGACGACCAGGGTATGCGCGACTCGACAGTCTGGCTGTTACAGTCGGTGGGCCTGCAAGCCTTGCCGTTCGCCAGCGGGCAAGCGTTTCTCGATGCCTGCGTCGACGATGGGCCCGCCTGTGTGCTGCTGGATGTGCGTATGCCGGGGCTGGGAGGGTTGGCCGTCCAGCAGGCGATGCGCGAGCGTGGCCTGGCGCTGCCGGTGATCTTCGTCAGCGGCCATGCCGATGTGCCGATCGTGGTGCGGGCATTCAAGGCTGGCGCCTGTGATTTCATCGAAAAGCCCTACAACGACCAGTTGCTGCTCGACAGCGTGCAGGCGGCGCTGGAGCACGCCGGGCGGGCGCGGCAGGGCGACCAGGCGCTGGCCTTGGTGCAAGTGCGCATCGATGGCCTGACGCCGCGTGAGCGCGACGTTTTCGTGCCGTTGGCCCAAGGGTTGAGCAACCGCGAGATTGCTGAGCAACTGGGCATCAGTGTGAAGACCGTCGACCTTTACCGCGGCCGGGTGATGAAGCGGCTGCAGGCGGGCAGCCTGGCAGAGCTGGTGGGCATGGCGATTGCCTGCGGGGCGGTTGAGGCGCTGGGCCTGCGGGCGCAATAACCGCCCTGGCACAAAACTGGGGCCGCTTCGCGCCCCATCGCAGCACAAGGCCGCTCCTACAAGGGCCGTACTTAAGGCACAAAGCATGAAATTTTCCATAGCTAGCTAATCAAAGCTTTGACATTCACTGCCTAGGCAGTAATATTTTCACACAATTGCCCGAGCAGCCTCCGATGGCCCACTTCTCCCCCGAAAACTTCCAGACCTGCGCCATCGGCATGCTGCTTGGCCGTGCGGCGATCCTGAAGGACCGCATTCTCGACTGGCACCTCGAATCAGAGGGCGTCACCGCCGCGCAGTTCAAGGTGCTGATCATCGTCACCCAGTACCAGGTGGATACCCCGGCCGAGCTGTGCCGCTACCTGGGCCTGGACAGCGGTTCGATGACCCGCATGCTGGACCGGCTAGAGCAGAAGGAGCTGATTGTGCGCAACCGCTGCGCCGACGACCGCCGCCTGGTGCGCCTGGCGCTCACCGCCGATGGCCAGCGCCTGGCCGACCGCCTCCCGGAAATTGGCGCTGCCGCCATGAACGAGTTGTGCGGTGTGCTGGCGCCCGATGAGCTCAAGGCCCTGGAAGGCCTGCTGGCCAAGGTCCTGCTCGGTGCTGGCGACCCGTTGACGATCCGCCGCTTTGGCGACCGTTGAACCCTGTCACGAATTATCCAAGGTATTGTCATGGCTACTCCCGCAGATACCCCGACTCCCTCCGCCGCGCCCGAGCCGTCGCGCAAGCGCAAGGCCTGGCTGCTTGG belongs to Pseudomonas putida NBRC 14164 and includes:
- a CDS encoding sensor histidine kinase; the protein is MDQTAYPLLAKDPQPSLMLAADAKPLALNAALQAWIDEGPALTSWLPANCAALVRACLRQHRAIADVEVQVGERTVLWSFIPDDQGQQVLGRCRDASEERRGAREASRARRLYRLIIENTTDLISRHSPDGRFLDASPAAFRLLGLWPEQLRGIAVHTLLHPRERRQVLRQAAAALDQDGYHTMTCRVRQACGGYRWFEIASRAIRETYTGSVVEVVSVSRDITLRIEAQESLAHSARLATLGELASGIAHEINQPLAAVVNYANASQRYLQGLEGDPQARERVGQGLLRIREQATHAAEVIRRLRAFLRKGPRRLQALDVAEVAGEAMRLCAWEAARDQVLVELRVSAQLPSVYADRVLLEQVLLNLLRNAIDANRELHGDQPSRILLGAARDGDGVVVEVADQGPGVAPERLDEIFTPFTTSKADGLGLGLSMSRSLIEGFGGSLWARAGDNGGLVLCCRLAVSRA
- a CDS encoding response regulator transcription factor, whose translation is MVQAKVYVVDDDQGMRDSTVWLLQSVGLQALPFASGQAFLDACVDDGPACVLLDVRMPGLGGLAVQQAMRERGLALPVIFVSGHADVPIVVRAFKAGACDFIEKPYNDQLLLDSVQAALEHAGRARQGDQALALVQVRIDGLTPRERDVFVPLAQGLSNREIAEQLGISVKTVDLYRGRVMKRLQAGSLAELVGMAIACGAVEALGLRAQ
- a CDS encoding MarR family winged helix-turn-helix transcriptional regulator codes for the protein MAHFSPENFQTCAIGMLLGRAAILKDRILDWHLESEGVTAAQFKVLIIVTQYQVDTPAELCRYLGLDSGSMTRMLDRLEQKELIVRNRCADDRRLVRLALTADGQRLADRLPEIGAAAMNELCGVLAPDELKALEGLLAKVLLGAGDPLTIRRFGDR